The following proteins are co-located in the Chloroflexota bacterium genome:
- a CDS encoding glycosyltransferase produces the protein MNIGIVTENYGSVYDGCMVYVANLFQNLTKKGHNVYVFAPQYPQFNPNSEPHVTWVPSIYSRVLPPYRVSKPWAAKNIFHQLFRQLRLDIVHSQIPSLMIYPAYAVSKELGIPNVATYHTYLERYMTHYVPIVPQVLARWLAKTYSRSACIRTDCVIVPSVAIGKLLQGYGIETKTEYIPHGIDIETFKDANGLSIRREFGLEKSDKILLYVGRLTSEKNIRFLFNVLSRLLRDNTVSRLKMIIVGTGRHEIEVKRECCAMELSEAVIFAGLVKDRRRLADFYAAGDVFVFASVTEAFGLVLLEAQACGTPVVAVGEGGVCNVVEDGHGGFLTRLEVEQFTEIVRRLLLDPELRREQSCKAREHANRFSLDVMTESLLRVYESLAEAKRTT, from the coding sequence GTAGCCAACCTGTTTCAGAATCTTACTAAAAAGGGGCACAACGTTTACGTCTTCGCCCCTCAATATCCGCAATTCAATCCAAATAGTGAACCCCACGTAACCTGGGTTCCATCCATTTACTCCCGGGTCCTCCCGCCGTATCGGGTCTCAAAACCATGGGCTGCCAAGAACATTTTTCATCAACTTTTCCGGCAATTGCGTCTGGATATTGTCCATTCTCAAATTCCCTCTCTCATGATATATCCCGCCTACGCGGTCTCCAAAGAGCTTGGAATTCCTAATGTCGCTACATACCATACCTATCTGGAGCGATACATGACTCACTATGTCCCAATCGTCCCGCAGGTGCTTGCAAGGTGGCTGGCGAAGACCTATAGCCGTTCCGCGTGCATCCGTACTGACTGCGTAATTGTTCCCTCGGTAGCCATTGGAAAGCTGCTCCAAGGGTATGGTATCGAGACGAAAACGGAGTACATCCCGCACGGGATCGATATCGAGACATTCAAAGATGCCAACGGCCTCAGTATTAGGAGGGAGTTCGGGCTAGAGAAGAGCGACAAAATCCTTCTTTACGTGGGTCGGTTGACCAGTGAGAAGAATATCCGCTTTCTTTTCAATGTGCTAAGTCGGCTATTGAGAGATAATACCGTGAGCCGCTTGAAGATGATCATCGTCGGAACAGGTAGGCACGAGATAGAGGTCAAGAGGGAATGCTGCGCGATGGAACTTAGCGAGGCTGTAATCTTCGCAGGCTTGGTTAAAGACCGTCGCCGGCTGGCAGATTTTTACGCCGCGGGAGACGTTTTCGTCTTCGCGTCGGTCACTGAAGCTTTCGGGTTAGTTCTACTGGAAGCACAAGCCTGCGGTACACCAGTCGTCGCGGTAGGCGAGGGCGGCGTCTGCAATGTGGTGGAAGATGGCCATGGCGGATTCCTGACGCGATTGGAGGTGGAGCAGTTCACTGAGATAGTACGTAGGTTGCTCTTGGATCCTGAACTAAGGCGGGAACAATCTTGTAAGGCTCGGGAGCATGCAAACAGGTTTTCTTTGGATGTCATGACCGAGAGTTTGCTAAGAGTGTACGAGTCCTTGGCGGAAGCCAAACGGACTACCTGA
- a CDS encoding thermonuclease family protein → MPLCFPHLDCAWLADRLSPDNPLAARADDKRVLATPSPQLTEATVVRVIDGDTIEVDIGGRLYKVRYSGIDTPEVGQPGAEEATAFNAQLVSGKTVYLEKDVSETDRYGRLLRYVWTEEGMVNAILVANGYAQVSTYPPDVK, encoded by the coding sequence ATTCCCCTTTGTTTTCCTCATCTTGATTGCGCTTGGCTTGCTGATCGCCTTTCCCCAGATAATCCTCTGGCTGCCAGGGCAGATGATAAGAGGGTTTTAGCTACTCCCTCACCACAGCTAACAGAAGCAACAGTTGTTCGTGTAATTGATGGTGATACTATTGAGGTTGATATAGGAGGTAGGCTATACAAAGTACGCTATAGCGGCATCGATACACCTGAAGTAGGTCAACCTGGTGCTGAAGAGGCTACAGCTTTTAATGCTCAACTTGTGTCTGGAAAGACAGTATATTTAGAGAAAGATGTCTCAGAAACTGACCGATATGGCAGATTGTTGCGATATGTCTGGACCGAAGAAGGCATGGTCAATGCCATTCTGGTAGCAAATGGCTATGCTCAAGTATCTACTTACCCACCTGATGTTAAATAA